The following coding sequences are from one Rattus rattus isolate New Zealand chromosome 11, Rrattus_CSIRO_v1, whole genome shotgun sequence window:
- the Peli1 gene encoding E3 ubiquitin-protein ligase pellino homolog 1 gives MFSPDQENHPSKAPVKYGELIVLGYNGSLPNGDRGRRKSRFALFKRPKANGVKPSTVHIACTPQAAKAISNKDQHSISYTLSRAQTVVVEYTHDSNTDMFQIGRSTESPIDFVVTDTVPGSQSNSDTQSVQSTISRFACRIICERNPPFTARIYAAGFDSSKNIFLGEKAAKWKTSDGQMDGLTTNGVLVMHPRDGFTEDSKPGIWREISVCGNVFSLRETRSAQQRGKMVEIETNQLQDGSLIDLCGATLLWRTAEGLSHTPTVKHLEALRQEINAARPQCPVGFNTLAFPSMKRKDVVDEKQPWVYLNCGHVHGYHNWGNKEERDGKDRECPMCRSVGPYVPLWLGCEAGFYVDAGPPTHAFSPCGHVCSEKTTAYWSQIPLPHGTHTFHAACPFCAHQLAGEQGYIRLIFQGPLD, from the exons ATGTTTTCTCCTGATCAAGAAAATCATCCTTCCAAAGCCCCAGTAAAATATGGCGAACTCATTGTCTTAGG GTATAATGGGTCTCTCCCAAACGgcgacagaggaaggaggaaaagtagGTTTGCTTTGTTTAAAAGACCTAAGGCAAATGGGGTGAAGCCCAGCACCGTGCACATTGCATGCACTCCTCAGGCCGCCAAG GCAATAAGCAACAAGGACCAGCATAGCATATCGTATACTTTATCTCGAGCCCAGACAGTGGTGGTTGAATATACTCACGACAGCAACACTGATATGTTTCAG ATTGGCCGGTCAACTGAAAGTCCTATTGATTTTGTGGTAACTGACACAGTTCCTGGAAGTCAGAGTAATTCCGACACGCAGTCCGTACAAAGCACTATATCAAGGTTTGCCTGTAGGATCATTTGTGAACGCAATCCTCCCTTTACAGCTCGGATTTATGCTGCAGGATTTGATTCATCAAAAAACATCTTTCTTGGG GAGAAGGCTGCCAAATGGAAGACGTCCGACGGGCAGATGGATGGCCTGACCACTAATGGAGTTCTTGTGATGCATCCACGCGATGGGTTCACAGAAGACTCCAAGCCTGGAATATGGAGAGAGATATCCGTATGTGGGAACGTCTTCAGTCTGCGTGAAACCAGATCAGCgcaacagagaggaaagatg GTGGAAATCGAAACCAATCAGCTGCAAGATGGCTCCTTAATCGACCTCTGTGGTGCAACCCTGCTGTGGCGCACAGCAGAAGGCCTTTCCCACACCCCTACTGTGAAACACTTAGAAGCTCTGAGACAGGAGATCAATGCAGCTCGGCCTCAGTGCCCTGTCGGCTTCAACACACTAGCCTTCCCCAGCATGAAGAGGAAAGATGTTGTAGATGAGAAGCAACCATGGGTGTATCTGAACTGCGGCCATGTTCATGGTTACCATAACTGGGGCAACAAGGAAGAACGTGACGGCAAAGATCGTGAATGTCCTATGTGTAGGTCTGTTGGTCCCTATGTCCCTCTGTGGCTTGGATGTGAAGCTGGATTTTATGTGGACGCCGGCCCTCCCACCCATGCCTTTAGcccctgtgggcatgtgtgttcAGAAAAGACAACGGCTTACTGGTCCCAGATCCCGCTTCCTCATGGTACACACACTTTTCACGCAGCCTGTCCCTTCTGTGCACATCAGTTGGCTGGTGAACAAGGCTATATCAGACTTATTTTCCAAGGACCTCTAGACTAG